Proteins from one Carcharodon carcharias isolate sCarCar2 chromosome 37 unlocalized genomic scaffold, sCarCar2.pri SUPER_37_unloc_1, whole genome shotgun sequence genomic window:
- the LOC121274493 gene encoding uncharacterized protein DKFZp434B061-like — protein MQPSFDVIETQPSFDVTEMQPSFDVSETWFCFDVSELWPCFDVTEIQPSFKVTEMWPSFNVTETQPSFDVTKTRPSFNVTEVWPSFDVTETAPSFDAIETRPSFDVTETGPCFEVLETWPCFNVTETQLSFDVMETQPTLMSLKCSPPLLSQQHGLPWISLKHGPPSMYWKHGPPSKSPKNSPPSMSPKHSPPSMSPKHSLPSMSPKCGPPLMSLKCNPPSMSLKRSLPSMSLKCSPPSISPKHGSASMSPNYGLASMSPKYSLPSKSRKCGPPSMSPKHSLPLMSPKHGPPSTSQKCGPPSMSLKRGPPSMPTKHGPPSKSRKCSTPSISPKHGPPSISPKHSPPSMSLKRSSASMSLKRGPPSMSLKHGPPSMSPKRSPPLMSTKRSPLSISPKCSPPSMSPKRGPPSKSLKCSPPSM, from the coding sequence ATGCAACCCTCCTTCGATGTCATTGAAACGCAGCCTTCCTTTGATGTCACTGAAATGCAGCCCTCCTTCGATGTCTCCGAAACATGGTTCTGCTTCGATGTCTCCGAACTATGGCCTTGCTTCGATGTCACCGAAATACAGCCTTCCTTCAAAGTCACGGAAATGTGGCCCTCCTTCAATGTCACCGAAACACAGCCTTCCTTTGATGTCACCAAAACACGGCCCTCCTTCAACGTCACAGAAGTGTGGCCCTCCTTCGATGTCACTGAAACAGCGCCCTCATTCGATGCCATCGAAACACGTCCCTCCTTTGATGTCACTGAAACAGGGCCCTGCTTCGAAGTATTGGAAACCTGGCCCTGCTTCAATGTCACGGAAACACAGCTCTCCTTCGATGTCATGGAAACACAGCCTACGTTGATGTCACTGAAATGCAGCCCTCCTTTATTGTCACAGCAACACGGCCTTCCCTGGATTTCACTGAAACACGGCCCTCCTTCGATGTATTGGAAACATGGCCCTCCTTCGAAGTCGCCGAAAAACAGCCCTCCTTCAATGTCACCAAAACACAGCCCTCCTTCAATGTCACCGAAACACAGCCTTCCTTCGATGTCACCAAAATGCGGCCCTCCTTTGATGTCACTTAAATGCAACCCTCCTTCGATGTCATTGAAACGCAGCCTTCCTTCGATGTCACTGAAATGCAGCCCTCCTTCGATATCTCCGAAACATGGTTCTGCTTCGATGTCTCCGAACTATGGCCTTGCTTCGATGTCACCGAAATACAGCCTTCCTTCAAAGTCACGGAAATGTGGCCCTCCTTCAATGTCACCGAAACACAGCCTTCCTTTGATGTCACCAAAACACGGCCCTCCTTCAACGTCACAGAAGTGTGGCCCTCCTTCGATGTCACTGAAACGCGGGCCTCCTTCAATGCCAACAAAACACGGCCCTCCTTCAAAGTCACgtaagtgcagcactccttcgatATCACCAAAACACGGCCCTCCTTCTATTTCGCCGAAACACAGCCCTCCTTCGATGTCACTTAAACGCAGCTCTGCTTCGATGTCACTGAAACGCGGccctccttcaatgtcactgaaaCACGGCCCTCCTTCGATGTCACCGAAACGCAGCCCGCCTTTGATGTCAACGAAACGCAGCCCGCTTTCGATATCACCGAAATGCAGCCCTCCTTCAATGTCACCGAAACGCGGCCCTCCTTCGAAGTCACTGAAATGCAGCCCACCTTCAATGTAA